The following are encoded together in the Geobacter sulfurreducens PCA genome:
- a CDS encoding DUF3150 domain-containing protein, producing MNNTTISKVLQGLVLVHLSFSVWSGKKKLRPEDLKGANLPPDKLASLGSKRIFDPDALKVFATLKRQAERACEEVGVRFLGGYAIPEEKLAPLMEKMEQVEQSFATAKTNFLSAYDDNLKDWLAEAGEWSEIVARAVEPANRVAERLSCGFTAFKVEAPGETVSAVQPLERQVGGLADQLIHEIGALAKSTWEESYRGRTSVTRKALRPLKAILDKLSSLTFVGPDKISGLVANVHAALATVPRSGPVTGATLMGLVGVLCELSDIAGFITTEEREEMLQPLPEPEVEPELSAPLPPKTVTIMPQPVQQIEAPAVWFW from the coding sequence ATGAATAACACTACCATTAGCAAAGTACTCCAGGGTCTGGTCCTGGTTCATCTCAGCTTCTCCGTCTGGTCCGGCAAGAAGAAACTCCGGCCGGAAGATTTGAAGGGTGCGAATCTGCCACCCGACAAGCTCGCCTCTCTCGGGTCAAAGCGCATTTTTGATCCTGATGCCCTCAAGGTGTTCGCCACCCTGAAGCGCCAGGCTGAACGCGCCTGCGAAGAGGTAGGAGTCAGATTCCTTGGTGGCTATGCCATTCCCGAGGAAAAGCTGGCTCCCCTTATGGAGAAGATGGAACAGGTCGAACAGAGCTTTGCCACGGCAAAGACGAATTTCCTGTCGGCATACGACGACAATCTCAAGGACTGGCTCGCCGAAGCCGGTGAATGGTCTGAGATCGTCGCTCGTGCCGTTGAACCGGCTAACCGTGTCGCCGAACGGCTCTCCTGCGGTTTCACTGCCTTTAAGGTGGAAGCACCCGGAGAAACTGTTTCAGCGGTACAACCTCTGGAACGACAGGTTGGCGGTCTCGCGGATCAACTGATCCATGAAATCGGCGCCCTGGCAAAATCAACCTGGGAGGAATCGTACCGGGGTCGCACTTCCGTTACCCGGAAGGCTCTTCGCCCACTGAAGGCAATCCTCGACAAACTATCAAGCCTGACCTTCGTTGGCCCTGACAAGATCAGCGGCCTCGTTGCCAACGTACATGCGGCACTCGCCACCGTACCCAGATCCGGACCGGTCACCGGGGCAACCCTGATGGGCCTGGTCGGAGTATTGTGCGAGCTGTCAGACATTGCCGGTTTCATCACGACCGAGGAACGGGAAGAAATGCTGCAACCGCTCCCCGAACCAGAAGTCGAACCGGAACTATCTGCACCTCTTCCACCAAAGACCGTAACGATCATGCCGCAGCCGGTACAGCAGATTGAAGCGCCGGCTGTCTGGTTCTGGTAA
- a CDS encoding AAA family ATPase, producing the protein MNYEIRSTFNIDAPKSVTIKGRTPGHPAVPQQDLQYIFRQSTLSDLFTWYLLGERSLYLTGPTGCGKSSVIIEVAARLNIPLWNVVAHSRLETPELIGGYRLNAGGGMDFVHGPLIIAMKEGGWFLIDEIDLLDPSTAAGLNGIAEGRPITIPETGEVVTAHPDFRFIATANSNGAGDATGLYQGILRQNLAFLDRFYMIEVGYPDQDIEKKILTEVAPSVGSDIRDRMVAIANEIRALFVKGETEVTLSTRTLTRWARITAFQGRAAASQGMSNGETLTKAFDRALGFRAEPDTRTALHAVLQRHFGDRRSP; encoded by the coding sequence ATGAACTACGAAATCAGAAGCACGTTCAATATCGACGCGCCCAAATCCGTCACCATCAAGGGAAGAACACCGGGACATCCGGCGGTTCCCCAACAGGATCTCCAGTACATTTTCCGGCAGTCAACCCTGTCCGACCTGTTCACCTGGTATCTCCTCGGTGAACGCTCACTCTATCTCACCGGCCCGACCGGCTGCGGGAAATCCTCTGTCATCATTGAGGTTGCCGCACGGCTCAACATCCCCCTCTGGAATGTCGTCGCCCACTCCCGGCTGGAAACTCCGGAACTGATCGGCGGCTATCGGCTCAATGCCGGCGGAGGAATGGATTTTGTGCATGGGCCGCTCATCATTGCCATGAAGGAAGGTGGCTGGTTTCTGATCGATGAAATCGATCTGCTCGATCCTTCCACTGCTGCGGGACTGAACGGTATTGCCGAAGGCCGCCCCATCACTATTCCGGAAACGGGAGAAGTGGTAACGGCTCATCCGGACTTCCGTTTCATCGCCACCGCCAACTCAAATGGAGCCGGTGACGCTACAGGCCTCTACCAGGGGATACTGCGGCAGAACCTGGCTTTCCTCGACCGCTTCTACATGATCGAGGTCGGTTATCCCGACCAGGACATTGAAAAGAAAATCCTGACCGAAGTGGCGCCATCCGTCGGCAGCGACATCAGAGACCGCATGGTGGCAATCGCTAACGAGATCAGAGCCCTGTTTGTCAAAGGGGAGACGGAAGTCACCCTCTCGACCCGCACCCTGACCCGGTGGGCACGCATCACCGCCTTCCAGGGACGGGCCGCGGCCAGCCAGGGAATGTCCAACGGCGAAACACTTACCAAGGCCTTCGACCGGGCTCTCGGCTTCCGGGCTGAACCCGATACCCGAACCGCCCTGCACGCTGTATTGCAGCGTCACTTCGGGGACAGGAGGTCGCCATGA
- a CDS encoding TSCPD domain-containing protein yields the protein MSPKIPRPKAVTGFTIERRSSCGKIYTTVTLSPGTAVPMEIFVRFGKAGGCGSAMADGIARLVSYGLRSGLEATDAVKALSGIGCHLGSNTCLNCVAESIRLVLVHLDTGRDLNDLIEEAALAEANAVSAHEFN from the coding sequence ATGAGCCCAAAGATTCCACGGCCAAAGGCTGTTACCGGTTTCACCATCGAACGCCGGTCGTCATGCGGCAAAATCTACACTACGGTAACACTCTCTCCGGGCACCGCTGTTCCCATGGAAATATTCGTGCGCTTTGGCAAAGCCGGAGGGTGCGGTTCCGCCATGGCCGACGGCATTGCCCGGCTGGTCTCGTACGGTCTCCGTTCGGGACTTGAAGCAACCGATGCTGTCAAAGCATTGAGCGGTATCGGCTGTCATCTGGGGAGCAATACCTGTCTCAACTGCGTTGCCGAATCAATCCGCCTGGTACTTGTACATCTTGATACCGGACGGGATCTGAACGACTTGATTGAGGAAGCGGCTCTTGCAGAGGCAAACGCCGTAAGCGCCCACGAATTCAACTGA
- a CDS encoding VWA domain-containing protein yields the protein MKTRPLALIAKVLGRKYDVTITIAGQVACTSGKEITIPVVSGPHAEALAHGYIDHEAAHVRYTDFSVRLTDDFAGDLLNILEDVRIEQAIGQEYPGCIANLRELTRLLVEQEGVFRPDPSHPSQSILAWIMAVIYMAVLGHDSLRQTRDSAEPLVRQALGRNFNQALLLLDRAGALTSTREAAALRDELMKLIRDSAHQQPKNGQSRPSQSQPGSHGDQNDGTGSDNSRQQNGTGSNGSRQAQNGDKQQISSQPAGSGQDKSSGHSSQGQSGASDSPSQESVRQALAEALSGKSVGSFGNVGEKLAELLCQNATESSFNGTAAAAPRLPTAQLLNQNGGYDDLSALRVHTAALRARLQGLVQASKQKRSTPVSVGHRLDSRVLTRLRICDTRVFTRKEEKRAVNTAVCMLLDSSGSMGNTTILNKMGIASRACFVAAEALFSIPGVRTAIATFKGHDNHVFPMVNFGEKPDHSRFNITGSGGTRLGHALWWAWGELSLRRETRKICIAFSDGDTGDGPVTQAAIKRMREEGIEVIGIGIQDNSIKQYLPDNHRIIKNLDQFTPALLELLREKLVA from the coding sequence ATGAAAACACGACCTCTTGCCCTGATCGCCAAAGTACTTGGCCGGAAATACGATGTCACCATAACCATTGCCGGACAGGTTGCCTGCACCAGCGGGAAGGAAATCACTATCCCGGTCGTGTCAGGCCCCCATGCCGAAGCGCTTGCCCATGGTTATATCGATCATGAAGCGGCGCATGTCCGGTACACCGATTTTTCCGTACGTCTCACGGACGATTTCGCGGGGGATCTGCTCAACATCCTTGAAGATGTGAGAATCGAACAGGCAATCGGCCAGGAGTATCCCGGCTGTATCGCCAACCTCCGCGAGCTGACCCGTCTTCTGGTCGAACAGGAAGGCGTATTCAGACCAGACCCGTCCCATCCATCCCAAAGCATCCTCGCCTGGATCATGGCCGTGATCTACATGGCAGTACTTGGTCATGACTCGTTGCGGCAAACCAGGGACAGCGCCGAACCTTTGGTCCGGCAGGCTCTGGGGAGAAACTTCAACCAGGCTTTGTTGCTGCTGGATCGTGCCGGGGCACTTACATCGACCCGTGAAGCAGCGGCACTCCGGGATGAACTGATGAAGCTCATCCGTGACTCCGCACACCAACAACCGAAAAACGGGCAATCCCGGCCTTCCCAAAGTCAACCCGGCAGTCACGGAGATCAAAACGACGGGACAGGCAGCGATAACTCCCGGCAACAGAATGGAACCGGCAGTAACGGTAGTCGACAGGCACAGAACGGGGATAAGCAGCAAATCTCCTCACAGCCTGCCGGCTCCGGACAGGATAAATCATCCGGACACTCTTCTCAGGGACAATCCGGGGCGTCTGATTCACCATCCCAGGAATCTGTCCGCCAGGCATTAGCGGAAGCTTTGTCGGGCAAGAGTGTCGGCTCCTTCGGGAACGTGGGAGAAAAACTGGCCGAACTGCTCTGCCAGAACGCTACCGAAAGTTCATTCAACGGGACAGCCGCAGCAGCACCACGGCTGCCAACTGCCCAACTACTGAACCAAAACGGCGGATACGATGATCTTTCCGCGCTTCGTGTCCACACGGCAGCCTTGCGAGCCCGGCTTCAGGGGCTTGTCCAGGCATCGAAACAGAAACGATCCACCCCGGTTAGCGTCGGGCACCGACTGGATTCACGTGTACTGACCCGTCTTCGTATCTGCGACACTCGGGTTTTTACCAGGAAAGAGGAAAAACGGGCGGTCAATACGGCTGTCTGTATGCTTCTGGACAGTTCCGGAAGCATGGGCAACACCACCATCCTCAACAAGATGGGCATCGCCTCCCGCGCCTGCTTCGTGGCGGCAGAGGCGCTCTTCTCCATTCCCGGTGTCCGCACGGCGATTGCCACCTTCAAGGGGCACGACAATCACGTCTTCCCCATGGTCAACTTCGGGGAAAAGCCTGATCACAGCAGATTCAACATTACCGGTTCCGGTGGCACCAGACTCGGCCATGCACTTTGGTGGGCATGGGGCGAACTCAGCCTGCGCCGGGAAACACGCAAGATCTGTATCGCCTTCTCCGATGGCGACACCGGCGATGGCCCTGTCACTCAAGCCGCTATCAAGCGGATGAGGGAAGAGGGAATCGAGGTGATCGGGATAGGTATTCAGGACAACAGCATCAAGCAGTATCTGCCTGACAACCATCGGATCATCAAGAACCTTGACCAGTTCACCCCGGCGCTGCTGGAACTGCTGCGGGAAAAACTGGTTGCCTAA
- the radC gene encoding RadC family protein, with product MNLNLFGEPVPPVTKRIMVRSIEARYRNEVVRDDAPEWVSMRFTKPEQVYEMFRDLRRETKEHFVVLHLDGKNRIVCFDRVSIGSLNQAIVHPREVFKTACLSNAAAILLVHNHPTGDPNPSSEDIAITKRLKESGDILGIRVLDHIIVGDDEFLSFVEQGLL from the coding sequence ATGAATCTTAATCTCTTCGGTGAACCGGTACCGCCGGTCACCAAACGAATCATGGTGCGCTCAATCGAGGCCCGCTACAGAAACGAAGTCGTGCGTGACGATGCCCCGGAATGGGTGTCGATGCGCTTCACGAAACCCGAGCAGGTCTATGAGATGTTCCGGGATCTCCGACGTGAGACGAAGGAGCATTTTGTGGTGTTGCATCTCGACGGCAAGAACCGGATCGTCTGTTTCGACCGGGTCTCCATCGGTTCGCTCAACCAGGCCATTGTTCATCCTCGGGAGGTGTTCAAGACGGCATGCCTGTCCAATGCGGCGGCCATTCTGCTTGTGCACAACCATCCGACCGGTGATCCGAACCCCAGCAGCGAAGATATCGCCATCACCAAGCGTCTCAAGGAGAGCGGCGACATTCTCGGCATCCGGGTACTGGATCACATCATCGTCGGTGATGACGAGTTCCTGAGTTTTGTCGAACAGGGACTCTTGTAA
- a CDS encoding DUF6094 domain-containing protein translates to MELTTTINSSFSRTRGNELNKGYYPTFPSDVQTVLRILEPSFGWKSRRYNALKTISVLDPCAGEGEFLTTVTRWLKRRFAASNGSPHEILSYAVELDAGRFARIHGTTQKLNSSFFDVELSGKFNLILLNPPYNKAAGNELVTWMEKTAPLLAYEGVMVLIIPEYELKGRLLDIIQGTFTFAYAFQSEEYARFKQVVVFLAKNQDNSSEIYHQYVRYQSWPAANLGDGAVRGKYTVPGKRQTLSLGGSNGSNRPLMTARDLTEFYRECEDRLDKAAGMVLDRQYPSSYDTSIQPISTLRTAHAVQLAAMNSQIESITINCDFFLAKFMVITKNETFKDPENNCETMVCKPTVEAFLMDRHGYVKPAREHGFDYYELNSRLSSVLLQKLSRLYQPLHEIGQDEAYLVDELQGIGLLPPQREAVKAVIKAYRSGRRGIGIRANTGTGKTWMAKAVKYLTNAKRTVMVSEPQLIPQLAREYANEGFNVHVIDSWEVLKELAATRPHGLYLIAYTRLRMHPKYRLCIRSRKTIVKKDGNSSVEFTEVCPSCRSPLTEKIRKGDKPKCSYCGEPLFTYIPENDRTAMTYRRWISEIENNGTATEARTHNKQLPYIRFLKRIPFDLAIFDEVHNAANLMSNQGTAFIRLAATAAKVLALTATVTNGMAKSVYNILWGLNPKQMRDSGWEMKSATDFQTKYGAFKEVRKTDEKNRHRESERVTTYDTAGISPAALIYTLPNFVNVDSDDFDDLPPVEREVIKCPSHALVETCHRSIENIIEKADLPPEDLLAAAAVRNAAFLRVSDTFRHYNDELKLRDVPLGTLHRLSLPDGELLLEKEEKLIAIAQGVIDRGERLLVYTGNTQKIDMRPVLKRILRDNVQGASIEILPDSVAPEKLVGWFEQVTAQVVVVSFHRVATGLNLSQFNNLVWYDYTSNTRLAEQGDGRIRRVNTADIHRAQFGEVRPVRYWYLTSSEVQALQLAYTLEKRMVAKLAEGETPDIDPAECSSSQSFSSLMTKALKEGNFNYSDPSALLKKMTQHENARVRGDNKAASPVRNNVIQLPVTRPEPVPVPSSIAVIHCEGGKEITRELPFGTYQTLLDTGALEFTLFGVYLRQPAPMRKRA, encoded by the coding sequence ATGGAACTTACCACTACCATCAACAGCTCGTTTTCCCGCACCCGGGGGAATGAACTGAACAAGGGGTACTACCCGACCTTTCCATCTGACGTTCAGACGGTACTTCGTATCCTGGAGCCGTCATTCGGTTGGAAAAGCCGGCGCTACAATGCCCTGAAAACCATATCAGTCCTTGACCCCTGCGCGGGTGAAGGCGAATTCCTGACCACAGTGACTCGCTGGCTCAAAAGGCGCTTTGCCGCCTCCAACGGTTCACCTCACGAAATCCTCTCCTATGCCGTTGAACTGGATGCCGGCAGGTTCGCCAGGATTCACGGGACAACCCAGAAACTCAACTCGTCGTTCTTCGACGTGGAGCTTTCCGGCAAGTTCAATCTGATCTTGCTGAATCCGCCTTACAACAAGGCCGCCGGCAACGAACTGGTCACCTGGATGGAAAAGACAGCGCCCCTGCTGGCCTACGAAGGAGTGATGGTTCTCATCATTCCCGAGTATGAACTGAAAGGGAGGCTGCTGGACATCATCCAGGGTACGTTTACCTTTGCCTACGCCTTCCAAAGCGAGGAATACGCCCGCTTCAAGCAGGTTGTCGTATTTCTGGCAAAGAATCAGGACAACAGCAGCGAAATCTATCATCAGTATGTCCGTTATCAGAGTTGGCCCGCTGCCAACCTGGGGGATGGAGCGGTACGGGGGAAGTACACCGTGCCGGGCAAACGCCAGACTCTTTCCCTTGGCGGCAGCAATGGCAGCAACCGCCCGCTCATGACGGCCCGCGACCTCACGGAGTTTTACCGGGAGTGCGAGGACCGGCTCGACAAGGCGGCGGGCATGGTACTGGACAGGCAGTATCCGTCGTCTTATGACACCAGCATCCAGCCCATCTCAACCCTGCGAACTGCGCACGCCGTCCAACTGGCAGCCATGAACAGCCAGATCGAATCTATCACCATCAACTGCGACTTCTTCCTGGCTAAATTCATGGTCATCACCAAAAACGAGACCTTCAAAGATCCGGAGAACAACTGCGAGACGATGGTCTGCAAGCCCACCGTCGAAGCATTTCTGATGGACCGCCACGGGTACGTGAAACCGGCCCGGGAACACGGGTTCGATTATTACGAACTCAACAGCCGGCTCTCATCGGTGCTTCTGCAGAAACTCTCACGGCTCTACCAGCCCCTTCACGAAATCGGCCAGGACGAAGCATACCTGGTTGATGAACTGCAGGGGATCGGTCTGCTCCCCCCGCAACGGGAAGCGGTCAAGGCCGTCATCAAAGCCTACCGCTCAGGACGCCGGGGTATCGGCATTCGTGCCAATACCGGCACCGGGAAAACATGGATGGCGAAAGCGGTGAAGTACCTGACCAATGCGAAACGCACGGTGATGGTATCGGAACCGCAGCTTATCCCCCAGTTGGCACGGGAATACGCCAACGAGGGGTTCAATGTGCATGTCATCGACTCCTGGGAAGTCTTGAAGGAACTTGCCGCAACCAGGCCGCACGGTCTCTACCTGATCGCTTACACACGGCTCAGGATGCACCCGAAATACCGGCTATGCATCAGGAGTCGTAAAACCATCGTCAAGAAGGATGGCAATAGCTCCGTGGAATTCACGGAGGTATGTCCGTCCTGCCGTTCGCCTCTGACCGAGAAGATCCGCAAGGGTGACAAACCCAAGTGCTCATATTGTGGCGAACCGCTCTTTACCTATATTCCTGAAAATGACCGCACAGCCATGACCTATCGCCGCTGGATCAGCGAGATCGAGAACAACGGCACCGCCACGGAAGCACGGACGCACAACAAACAGTTGCCGTACATCCGATTCCTCAAGCGGATTCCATTCGACCTCGCCATCTTCGACGAAGTTCATAACGCGGCCAACCTGATGAGCAATCAGGGGACCGCGTTCATCCGGCTTGCCGCAACTGCTGCCAAAGTTCTCGCCCTCACCGCCACCGTGACCAACGGTATGGCGAAATCAGTCTACAACATCCTGTGGGGGCTGAATCCGAAGCAGATGCGCGACTCCGGCTGGGAGATGAAGTCAGCCACAGATTTCCAGACAAAGTACGGAGCATTCAAAGAGGTCAGGAAAACCGATGAAAAGAACCGTCACCGGGAATCGGAACGTGTCACCACCTACGATACCGCCGGAATCTCGCCGGCAGCCCTGATCTATACGCTCCCCAACTTCGTCAATGTGGACAGTGACGACTTCGATGACCTGCCACCAGTGGAACGGGAGGTCATCAAGTGTCCGTCACACGCTCTGGTGGAAACCTGTCACCGGAGCATCGAAAACATCATCGAAAAGGCAGACCTGCCACCGGAAGACCTTCTTGCCGCCGCAGCCGTCCGCAATGCCGCTTTTCTGCGTGTCAGCGACACGTTCCGGCATTACAACGACGAACTGAAGCTGCGGGATGTTCCGCTCGGCACGCTGCACCGGCTGTCGCTTCCCGACGGGGAGCTGCTGCTGGAAAAGGAAGAAAAACTCATCGCTATCGCCCAAGGGGTGATTGACCGGGGAGAGCGTCTACTGGTCTATACCGGGAACACGCAGAAGATCGACATGCGCCCCGTCCTGAAACGCATCCTTCGGGATAACGTCCAGGGCGCCAGCATCGAGATCCTGCCCGACTCGGTTGCACCTGAAAAGCTGGTTGGATGGTTCGAGCAGGTAACGGCTCAAGTCGTTGTCGTCTCGTTCCATCGCGTCGCCACGGGTCTCAACTTGTCCCAGTTCAATAACCTTGTCTGGTACGACTACACGTCCAATACCAGACTGGCCGAACAGGGGGACGGGAGAATCCGTCGCGTCAACACTGCTGACATCCACCGGGCTCAGTTCGGGGAAGTTCGTCCCGTCCGTTATTGGTATCTCACCTCTTCAGAAGTCCAGGCGTTGCAGCTTGCCTACACCCTGGAGAAGAGGATGGTCGCCAAGCTGGCGGAGGGGGAAACACCAGACATCGACCCGGCGGAATGCAGCAGCAGCCAGTCGTTTTCATCCCTGATGACCAAGGCGCTCAAGGAGGGGAACTTCAACTACTCCGACCCGTCGGCACTGTTGAAGAAGATGACCCAGCACGAGAACGCCCGCGTCAGGGGGGACAACAAGGCCGCATCGCCGGTCAGAAACAACGTCATCCAGCTGCCGGTCACCAGACCGGAACCCGTTCCCGTTCCATCATCCATTGCCGTCATCCACTGTGAAGGGGGCAAGGAAATCACCCGGGAACTGCCGTTCGGCACCTACCAGACCTTACTGGATACAGGAGCGCTGGAATTCACCCTGTTCGGCGTCTATCTGCGCCAACCCGCTCCCATGCGGAAGCGGGCCTGA
- a CDS encoding PD-(D/E)XK nuclease family protein gives MSKLAAFLGRAIPTHQQKQSSHLGDRTLYVGASDIAGCPRKAALGKQNPTGHDIKTLLRFSRGHAAQAMYADFFRTGGALFEEEVEVRHPAIPEIRCHIDFLFYANRQTKRLHIVEMKSTDGIPDEPYASWVDQLHVQMGLLQLTLDPAVEIGGSILVVDLNAGSYHEFNSYTPNRLVFDQLVEKGKHILAAARGECAPRTEPGILCGYCPFRTGCPSHAVALDLPREILDTGRKYLELNEQKKALENRLDVLKNDILTFADGTFKGASDGILINVTSVADSTTIDSYKLKRNYPDIYDQVTKPKSGYVKLEIKPFTPLAAQAA, from the coding sequence ATGAGCAAACTCGCTGCATTTCTGGGACGGGCTATTCCGACCCATCAGCAGAAACAATCCTCACACCTCGGTGACCGAACCTTGTACGTCGGAGCATCCGATATTGCCGGCTGTCCACGCAAAGCGGCACTCGGCAAACAAAACCCGACCGGTCACGACATCAAAACACTCCTTCGTTTTTCCCGTGGCCACGCCGCGCAAGCCATGTATGCCGATTTCTTCAGGACCGGTGGCGCTCTCTTCGAAGAAGAAGTCGAAGTGCGGCATCCGGCTATACCTGAGATCAGGTGTCACATCGACTTCCTGTTCTATGCAAACCGGCAGACCAAACGGCTGCACATCGTGGAGATGAAGTCGACCGACGGCATCCCCGACGAACCCTACGCATCATGGGTGGATCAACTGCATGTCCAGATGGGCCTGCTGCAACTCACCCTTGATCCGGCAGTGGAAATCGGTGGTTCGATCCTGGTGGTGGACCTCAATGCGGGATCGTACCATGAGTTCAACAGCTATACACCCAACAGACTGGTATTCGACCAGCTTGTGGAAAAGGGAAAGCATATCCTTGCAGCAGCGCGAGGCGAGTGCGCTCCCCGAACCGAACCAGGTATTCTCTGCGGTTACTGTCCGTTTCGCACCGGCTGTCCTTCCCATGCCGTCGCCCTGGATCTCCCCCGGGAGATACTTGATACCGGCAGGAAGTATCTGGAGCTGAATGAACAAAAGAAGGCTCTCGAAAACCGACTGGACGTCCTGAAGAACGACATTCTCACCTTTGCGGATGGCACGTTCAAAGGGGCTTCGGACGGAATACTGATCAATGTCACCTCAGTGGCTGATTCGACAACCATCGACAGCTACAAGCTCAAGAGAAACTATCCAGATATATACGATCAGGTAACGAAACCGAAGTCAGGTTACGTCAAACTTGAAATCAAGCCATTCACGCCGCTCGCAGCTCAAGCGGCTTGA
- a CDS encoding CHC2 zinc finger domain-containing protein — protein sequence MTLNTTLQAARDMGVPERYAVMRRLAFLQPQIKHLEREIWGARRRTDRSRDLLIKALSESLIRDQEKELRPMKREATALLNHVNGKETVQAPGGITQEMIDQARQYPITSIIEFSKGRYRCCPFHEDRNPSMALYENHVHCFVCNRTWDSISATMALDGVTFREAVLALQS from the coding sequence ATGACCCTGAACACGACGTTGCAGGCGGCACGAGATATGGGCGTGCCGGAGCGTTACGCGGTAATGCGCCGGCTGGCCTTCCTGCAGCCGCAGATCAAGCATCTGGAGCGGGAAATCTGGGGAGCGCGACGGCGGACGGATCGCAGTCGCGACCTGCTGATCAAGGCCCTGTCCGAATCCCTCATCAGAGACCAGGAAAAGGAGCTTCGCCCCATGAAACGTGAGGCGACGGCGCTCCTGAACCATGTCAACGGCAAGGAGACTGTGCAGGCGCCCGGCGGAATCACCCAGGAGATGATCGACCAGGCCCGGCAGTATCCCATCACCAGCATCATCGAATTCTCCAAGGGGCGGTACCGCTGCTGTCCGTTTCACGAGGACCGCAATCCGTCCATGGCCTTGTACGAAAACCACGTCCACTGTTTCGTCTGTAACCGGACCTGGGATTCGATCAGTGCCACGATGGCGCTGGATGGCGTGACTTTCCGGGAAGCCGTACTGGCTCTCCAGAGCTGA
- a CDS encoding single-stranded DNA-binding protein, whose translation MASLNRVELIGNLGRDPEIRYTPGGTAVASFSLATSEKVKNKSGEWETRTEWHNIVLYARLAEVAGEYLSKGKSVYLDGKLKTRKWQDRDGKDRYTTEIIGDKLLMLGSKNGSIPDGSDDQPSNSQAHEDIPHDDTDPF comes from the coding sequence ATGGCAAGTCTGAATCGCGTGGAACTCATCGGCAACCTGGGACGTGACCCTGAAATCAGGTACACACCAGGAGGCACCGCTGTCGCAAGTTTTTCACTCGCGACCAGTGAGAAGGTCAAGAACAAGAGCGGCGAATGGGAAACCCGCACCGAGTGGCACAACATCGTCCTCTACGCACGTCTCGCAGAAGTAGCTGGCGAGTATTTGTCGAAAGGGAAAAGTGTCTACCTCGACGGTAAACTCAAGACCCGCAAATGGCAAGATCGGGACGGTAAAGATCGCTACACAACCGAGATCATCGGCGACAAGCTTCTTATGCTTGGTAGTAAAAATGGCAGCATTCCTGACGGGAGTGACGACCAGCCATCAAACAGCCAGGCACATGAGGACATTCCGCACGATGACACCGATCCGTTCTAG
- a CDS encoding ArsR/SmtB family transcription factor → MSEFATCRINLINEAKVMSAKKAMPSDDITNRLAETFKVLGDPTRLKILLAVSLDELCVCDIASLLGTTKSAVSHQLRLLRSLRVVKYRKDGRIVYYSLDDSHVGNLLSEGLDHITAQGGHHDS, encoded by the coding sequence ATGTCCGAATTTGCAACATGCCGAATCAACTTGATCAACGAAGCTAAGGTCATGAGCGCCAAAAAAGCCATGCCTTCAGATGACATTACGAACCGCCTGGCAGAAACATTCAAAGTTTTGGGCGATCCCACCCGACTCAAAATTCTTCTCGCCGTTTCATTGGATGAGCTTTGCGTGTGCGACATCGCCAGTCTTCTCGGGACGACCAAATCCGCAGTCTCCCATCAATTGCGCCTGCTTCGTTCACTGAGAGTGGTCAAATACCGTAAGGATGGCAGAATCGTCTACTATTCGCTTGACGACAGTCATGTGGGGAATCTGCTCAGTGAAGGTCTTGACCACATCACCGCCCAAGGGGGGCACCATGATTCGTAG